From the genome of Rarobacter incanus, one region includes:
- a CDS encoding MalY/PatB family protein, giving the protein MDPLDVPLRLLRQRTSVKWSTYGPDVLPLWVAEMDCDLAEPIVGAVTRAVQRGDTGYWAGKHLRDAFGEVAAARWGWDVGALSSVAVPNVMSGVVACLDAVVEPGTPVLVASPVYPPLAQYPRQAGYPVHRVALTAAGRLDLAALAEAFGHLPSRGAAPRGAFLLCNPHNPTGVVHTRAELEELGRIARECAVVVIADEIHALVSYEPFTPALSAIREAYALHSASKAFNLVGMNIALLWSADPVPISPAIAHGDQISAIAHTAALRECGPWLDQALSALTNRRRLLTDFIRREAPIIGFAPPQATYLAWLDLAAASGARGERISATVLRERAGLALTSGTAFGSANHVRLNFATSPAILLSALERLASVVA; this is encoded by the coding sequence GTGGACCCGCTCGATGTGCCCCTGCGACTGCTGCGGCAGCGCACCAGCGTCAAATGGTCGACATACGGGCCCGACGTTCTGCCGCTGTGGGTCGCGGAGATGGATTGCGACCTGGCCGAGCCGATTGTCGGCGCCGTCACGCGGGCCGTGCAGCGCGGGGACACCGGCTACTGGGCGGGTAAGCACCTGCGCGACGCGTTCGGCGAGGTGGCGGCGGCCCGGTGGGGTTGGGACGTCGGCGCGCTGAGCAGCGTGGCCGTCCCGAACGTCATGTCCGGGGTCGTGGCGTGCCTCGATGCGGTGGTGGAACCGGGCACCCCCGTGCTCGTGGCAAGCCCCGTCTATCCGCCGCTGGCGCAGTACCCGCGTCAGGCCGGGTACCCGGTGCATCGCGTCGCGCTCACGGCGGCCGGGCGGCTGGACCTGGCGGCGCTCGCAGAAGCATTCGGGCACCTGCCCTCCCGGGGCGCGGCGCCGCGGGGCGCCTTCTTGCTTTGCAACCCGCACAACCCCACCGGCGTCGTCCACACGCGCGCGGAATTGGAGGAGCTGGGCCGCATCGCGCGGGAATGCGCGGTGGTCGTGATCGCGGACGAGATTCACGCGCTGGTTTCCTACGAACCCTTCACCCCCGCGCTCAGTGCGATCCGCGAGGCGTACGCGCTGCATTCCGCGTCCAAGGCCTTCAACCTGGTCGGGATGAACATAGCACTGCTCTGGTCCGCCGATCCGGTGCCCATTTCGCCCGCGATAGCGCACGGCGATCAGATCAGCGCCATCGCGCACACCGCCGCCCTTCGCGAATGCGGGCCGTGGCTGGACCAGGCGCTGTCGGCCCTCACGAATCGCCGCCGCCTGCTGACCGATTTCATTCGCCGCGAAGCGCCGATTATCGGATTCGCGCCACCGCAAGCGACGTACCTGGCCTGGCTTGATCTTGCGGCCGCCAGCGGCGCGCGGGGAGAGCGAATATCGGCGACCGTCCTGCGCGAGCGGGCGGGTCTGGCCCTGACCTCCGGCACGGCCTTCGGGTCGGCTAACCACGTGCGACTAAATTTTGCGACGAGTCCCGCCATCCTCCTTTCGGCACTGGAACGTCTTGCGAGCGTCGTCGCGTAG
- a CDS encoding TetR/AcrR family transcriptional regulator: MPKVSEEHRVERRDHVIEATLRLIVDQGVHRLSMADIIHESGLSAGSIYSHFASKDEILGAVVELSLMTATANLRELLAREPLPDPAEVIERLLPKFAGASGSVALIQVWGQAVVERQLGSIATTHVAQLREAFDQYAEYWLAEQGIARPGAGRELGALLLALSQAFTVQTAFGEPFEVDELKASIVRAAELFAAAERVGGHRG; encoded by the coding sequence ATGCCGAAGGTTTCCGAGGAGCATCGAGTCGAACGCCGCGATCACGTCATCGAGGCGACGCTGCGGCTCATCGTCGATCAGGGAGTCCACCGGCTTTCGATGGCGGACATCATTCACGAATCGGGGCTGTCGGCGGGGTCCATCTACAGTCATTTTGCCAGCAAGGACGAGATTCTGGGAGCCGTCGTCGAGCTGTCACTCATGACCGCCACCGCGAACCTGCGCGAACTGCTTGCGCGCGAGCCGCTTCCCGATCCCGCCGAGGTGATTGAGCGTCTGCTTCCAAAATTCGCCGGGGCGAGCGGGTCGGTCGCGCTCATTCAGGTGTGGGGGCAGGCCGTCGTTGAGCGACAACTCGGCAGCATCGCCACCACCCACGTCGCGCAACTGCGCGAGGCCTTTGACCAGTATGCAGAATACTGGCTTGCTGAACAGGGCATTGCACGCCCGGGCGCCGGGCGCGAGCTGGGGGCCCTGCTCCTCGCCCTGAGCCAGGCCTTCACGGTGCAGACCGCGTTCGGTGAGCCGTTCGAGGTGGACGAACTCAAGGCGAGCATCGTGCGCGCCGCGGAACTCTTCGCGGCCGCCGAGCGAGTCGGCGGCCACCGTGGCTAA
- a CDS encoding phosphoribulokinase: MTQLAELASREPHPLVAIDGRSGAGKTVAAAHLGAALRLPVVHLDDFVPGWDGLRQGVEAVRHGIALPAARGQRAGCESWDWNAGGAGPFVRIDAAAGLIIEGCGAAAAVRGLTDLAVWIAAPTKVRMARLEGRSDWDAYAPHAAMWALQESALVKEFGWPRRKLVL; the protein is encoded by the coding sequence ATGACACAATTGGCCGAGCTGGCCTCGCGCGAACCGCACCCGCTGGTCGCGATCGACGGGCGCTCGGGGGCGGGCAAGACGGTGGCCGCGGCGCACCTGGGCGCCGCGCTGCGGCTACCGGTGGTGCACCTGGACGACTTTGTCCCCGGGTGGGACGGTTTGCGGCAGGGGGTGGAGGCGGTCCGCCACGGAATCGCGTTGCCCGCGGCGCGCGGGCAACGCGCGGGATGCGAGTCGTGGGACTGGAACGCCGGGGGGGCCGGACCGTTTGTGCGGATTGATGCCGCTGCGGGGTTGATCATCGAGGGATGCGGCGCCGCGGCCGCGGTGCGGGGACTGACGGACCTGGCGGTGTGGATCGCGGCACCGACGAAGGTGCGCATGGCCAGACTCGAGGGGCGCAGCGACTGGGACGCCTATGCGCCGCATGCGGCGATGTGGGCCCTGCAAGAAAGCGCGTTGGTCAAGGAGTTTGGGTGGCCTCGTCGGAAATTGGTCCTATAA
- a CDS encoding magnesium transporter CorA family protein, whose amino-acid sequence MRTLSYRAGARDRADFPLTEVPALLADPEVIVWIDLVDPDRPTLAHLQELFNLHPLAVEDVLEQHQRPKLDRYDDQLFLTAYELGPAPAGSNELVRKEIDAFVTAQSLVTVRPGGRFDIAGVMRAWDAHPGLIRHGVGGMVWGLLDAVVDSHFDTVQAMDESVDDLEESVFKEDVNTQQVQRAAYRAHKQIVTLRRLALPMREVVGELLRRSEFVGGAADRQPPAAPSAHKGLGGAEMASPRAAFRRLLGVRQHGGALPASEAEPLAPYFQDVYDHTLRVADWADSLRDMVSTIIDTNMTAQGNRLNLVMKKVTSWAAIIAVPTMITGAYGMNVNYPSFGTSGGFWIAVALIVASSVALYLQFKHRDWL is encoded by the coding sequence ATGCGGACACTGTCATACCGGGCGGGCGCGCGAGATAGGGCGGACTTCCCCCTGACGGAAGTCCCCGCGCTCTTGGCGGACCCCGAAGTGATCGTGTGGATTGACCTGGTGGATCCCGACCGGCCGACGCTGGCTCACCTGCAAGAACTATTCAACTTGCACCCGCTTGCCGTTGAGGACGTCTTGGAACAGCATCAGCGTCCCAAGCTGGACCGATACGACGATCAGCTATTCCTGACCGCCTACGAGTTGGGCCCCGCCCCGGCCGGGTCCAATGAGCTGGTGCGCAAGGAGATAGACGCGTTCGTGACCGCGCAGAGCCTGGTCACGGTGCGCCCCGGGGGCCGGTTCGACATCGCGGGCGTTATGCGCGCCTGGGATGCGCATCCCGGGCTCATCCGGCACGGTGTTGGCGGGATGGTGTGGGGCCTGCTGGACGCGGTTGTCGATTCCCACTTCGATACGGTGCAGGCCATGGACGAATCCGTCGACGACCTGGAGGAATCGGTCTTCAAGGAGGACGTCAACACCCAGCAGGTCCAGCGCGCCGCCTACCGCGCGCACAAGCAGATCGTCACCCTGCGCAGGTTGGCGCTGCCGATGCGCGAGGTCGTGGGCGAGCTGCTGCGCCGCAGCGAGTTTGTCGGTGGCGCAGCCGACCGGCAACCCCCCGCGGCCCCCAGTGCGCACAAGGGGCTCGGCGGTGCGGAAATGGCGAGCCCGCGCGCGGCGTTTCGGCGGCTGCTGGGCGTGCGGCAACACGGCGGGGCGCTGCCCGCGAGCGAGGCGGAACCATTGGCGCCCTACTTCCAGGACGTCTACGACCACACGCTGCGCGTGGCTGACTGGGCCGACTCCCTGCGGGACATGGTTTCCACCATCATCGACACCAATATGACCGCCCAGGGGAACCGCCTCAACCTCGTCATGAAGAAAGTCACGAGTTGGGCGGCCATCATCGCAGTGCCGACCATGATTACCGGCGCCTACGGCATGAACGTGAACTACCCGAGTTTCGGCACCTCCGGCGGATTCTGGATCGCGGTCGCGCTGATCGTTGCGTCGTCCGTTGCGCTCTACCTGCAATTCAAGCACCGGGACTGGTTGTAG
- a CDS encoding phosphoenolpyruvate carboxylase: MTVSESADAAGTPAASNVRRSFARHEVPEPLREDVRMLGRLLGTVLEESGGKELLESVEHLRELSILAYDDPESDALAQARELVETYSMQQAEQVARAFTCYFHLANLAEEYHRVRVLRQREANVDAHAITQDDTLPDAFAQLSAEVGHEEAVRRLTELEFRPVLTAHPTEARRRAVTGAIRRISELLAERDSLRLGGTSLAENERSMLAEIDGLWRTALIRTSKPTVLDEVRQIMAVFESTLFNVIPAVYRRFDDWLLGERAGRIEPIVTPFVSLGSWIGGDRDGNPNVTAEITREATQIASEKILTALERSTHDIARRLTVDDDTTKPSAALNGLWTRQRQLSRRLTELADAKSANERHRAVLLVISERIAATRRRDADLAYASAEQLEADLRVVQDSLIAAGAPRAAYGGLQNLIWQVQTFGFHLVELEVRQHSQVHEEALADIAENGLDGDLKERTVEVLDTYRAIGAIQKRYGVRAVRRYIVSFTQKPEHLAAVYQLANLAFEGSDDAPIIDAIPLFETFADLEHSVDILEAMLLLEPVQRRLEANGRRVEVMLGYSDSSKDVGPVSATLALHSAQERIAQWAQRHNITLTLFHGRGGALGRGGGPANRAVLAQPPHSVDGRFKLTEQGEVILARYGDPTIAVQHIEHVAAATLLASAPSVEERNEAGVQRFKELGARLDEASRLAFHELVKADGFPQWFAEVTPLEEVGLLPIGSRPARRGLSVSSLDDLRAIPWVFSWSQARLNLAGWYGLGSALEAVGDVDELRAAYREWPVFATMIDNVDMSLAKSDDRIAQQYLALGDRDDLAERVLAEYRRTVEWVLKVIDAPWPLANRRVLGRAVQLRSPYVGALSLIQVRALRALRTGDHQSSKEELQHLLLLTVNGVAAGLQNTG, from the coding sequence GTGACTGTTTCTGAATCCGCGGATGCCGCGGGCACCCCGGCCGCATCAAATGTGCGCCGTTCGTTCGCCCGCCACGAGGTCCCCGAACCGCTGCGTGAAGACGTTCGGATGCTCGGAAGGCTGCTGGGCACGGTGCTCGAAGAATCGGGCGGCAAGGAGCTGCTCGAATCGGTTGAGCACCTGCGCGAGCTGAGCATCCTCGCCTACGATGACCCGGAGTCCGACGCGCTGGCGCAGGCCAGGGAGCTGGTCGAGACCTACTCGATGCAGCAGGCTGAGCAGGTGGCGCGGGCGTTCACGTGCTATTTTCACCTGGCCAATCTGGCCGAGGAATACCACCGCGTGCGGGTGCTGCGCCAGCGCGAGGCCAACGTGGACGCGCATGCGATTACGCAGGATGACACGCTGCCCGATGCGTTTGCGCAGCTTTCCGCCGAGGTCGGGCACGAGGAAGCGGTGCGCAGGCTCACCGAACTCGAATTCCGGCCGGTCCTGACCGCGCACCCGACCGAGGCGCGCAGGCGCGCGGTTACCGGGGCGATTCGCCGTATTTCCGAACTGTTGGCGGAGCGGGATTCGCTGCGGTTGGGCGGCACGTCCCTGGCGGAAAACGAGCGTTCCATGCTCGCCGAAATCGACGGGCTGTGGCGCACGGCCCTGATTCGCACGTCGAAGCCAACCGTGTTGGACGAGGTGCGCCAGATCATGGCGGTGTTCGAATCGACGCTGTTCAACGTGATCCCGGCGGTCTACCGCCGCTTCGACGATTGGCTACTCGGGGAGCGCGCGGGACGGATCGAACCGATCGTCACCCCGTTCGTGTCGCTCGGGTCCTGGATCGGCGGGGACCGGGACGGCAACCCGAACGTGACCGCGGAAATCACCCGCGAGGCCACGCAGATCGCCTCCGAGAAAATCCTGACCGCCCTGGAGCGTTCGACCCACGACATTGCGCGTCGGCTCACCGTCGATGACGACACCACCAAGCCGTCCGCGGCACTCAACGGACTGTGGACCCGGCAGCGCCAACTATCGCGCCGCCTCACCGAACTTGCGGACGCAAAGTCCGCGAACGAGCGCCACCGAGCCGTTCTGCTGGTCATTTCGGAGAGGATAGCCGCCACCAGGCGCCGGGATGCGGACCTGGCCTACGCGTCCGCGGAGCAACTCGAGGCCGACCTGCGCGTCGTGCAGGACTCCCTGATCGCGGCGGGGGCGCCGCGCGCGGCCTACGGCGGGTTGCAGAACCTGATCTGGCAGGTGCAGACGTTCGGGTTCCACCTGGTGGAGCTGGAGGTGCGCCAGCATTCGCAGGTGCACGAGGAGGCGCTGGCGGATATCGCTGAGAACGGCCTGGACGGCGATCTGAAGGAGCGCACGGTAGAGGTGCTGGACACCTACCGGGCGATCGGCGCCATACAGAAGCGATACGGCGTGCGGGCCGTGCGCCGGTACATCGTGTCGTTCACGCAGAAGCCGGAGCACCTGGCGGCCGTCTATCAGCTCGCGAATCTTGCTTTCGAAGGATCGGATGACGCCCCGATCATCGACGCGATCCCGCTGTTTGAGACGTTTGCCGACCTAGAGCACAGCGTGGACATCCTCGAAGCCATGTTGCTGTTGGAGCCCGTTCAGCGGCGCCTTGAAGCAAACGGTCGGCGCGTCGAGGTCATGCTCGGATACTCCGATTCGTCCAAGGACGTCGGTCCCGTATCGGCCACCTTGGCCCTGCACTCCGCGCAGGAACGAATCGCGCAGTGGGCGCAGCGGCACAACATCACGCTCACGCTGTTCCACGGGCGCGGCGGGGCGTTGGGCCGCGGCGGCGGCCCCGCCAACCGCGCGGTGCTCGCGCAGCCGCCGCATTCGGTCGATGGTCGGTTCAAGCTCACCGAGCAGGGCGAGGTCATTTTGGCGCGGTACGGCGATCCGACGATCGCCGTGCAGCACATCGAGCACGTCGCGGCGGCGACCCTGCTCGCGTCGGCGCCCTCGGTTGAGGAACGCAACGAAGCGGGCGTGCAGCGCTTCAAGGAACTGGGCGCGCGGCTGGACGAGGCGTCCCGCCTGGCCTTCCACGAACTGGTGAAGGCCGACGGGTTCCCGCAGTGGTTTGCCGAGGTCACCCCGCTTGAAGAGGTCGGGCTGCTGCCGATCGGATCGCGCCCCGCCCGGCGCGGCCTGTCAGTATCGTCCCTGGACGACCTGCGGGCGATCCCGTGGGTGTTCTCGTGGTCGCAGGCACGGCTGAACCTGGCCGGATGGTACGGGCTAGGCAGCGCGTTGGAGGCCGTGGGGGACGTGGACGAGTTGCGCGCGGCCTACCGGGAGTGGCCCGTATTCGCGACGATGATCGACAACGTGGACATGTCGTTGGCGAAGTCGGACGACCGCATTGCGCAGCAGTACCTGGCGCTGGGTGATCGCGATGATCTGGCGGAGCGGGTGCTGGCGGAGTACCGGCGCACGGTTGAGTGGGTACTGAAGGTGATTGACGCTCCGTGGCCGCTCGCGAATCGCCGTGTGCTGGGCCGCGCGGTGCAGCTGCGCAGCCCCTACGTGGGTGCGCTCTCGCTCATTCAGGTCCGCGCCCTGCGGGCGCTGCGCACCGGCGACCACCAGTCCAGCAAGGAAGAACTACAACACCTGTTGCTGCTCACCGTCAACGGCGTTGCGGCTGGCCTGCAAAACACGGGGTGA
- a CDS encoding HU family DNA-binding protein, with translation MSLNRSDVVSAIAGKSGLTKAQADEALSALQEVLLESVASGEGVKLTGLLAVERVERAARTGRNPRTGEEIAIPAGFGVKLTAGSLLKKAASK, from the coding sequence ATGTCGCTCAACCGTTCGGACGTTGTTTCCGCGATTGCTGGCAAGTCGGGTCTGACCAAGGCTCAGGCCGATGAGGCGCTTTCGGCGCTGCAAGAAGTTCTGCTCGAGTCTGTCGCGAGCGGCGAGGGCGTCAAGCTCACCGGCTTGCTGGCGGTCGAGCGCGTCGAGCGCGCCGCTCGCACCGGCCGCAACCCGCGCACGGGCGAAGAAATCGCCATCCCCGCCGGGTTCGGCGTCAAGCTCACCGCGGGCAGCCTGCTGAAGAAGGCCGCTTCCAAGTGA
- a CDS encoding class I SAM-dependent methyltransferase yields MTSSGPPVPPWAHTPLGAQGVPPTALATSGPPPAGASRLAAELIDQWLLDAWRDDPTRPRICIIDDDDGALVAHAVATGAAVTTWNDSRSARDRVAAQCASAYARAFAADEAAPGAATARPLPPGTAPAPPPGTAPAPPPGAPLPVPDPTASLAAAMAGANLVLGAAPKALDRLSYFSRIAAANAAPGAQVVWVQRVKHLHRSMNQVLERHLEDVHATRGAHKARGLVGRVPRLPTPTPAYDPASSLRVSEPELGLDLDVVALPGVFAGTRVDIGTRALLAALPAVLDQGPPPRTAVDLGCGTGILAAWIASRCPGATVIATDDSALAVASAGRTALAAGIACRPHDAPNASGQQACATAPEPGIATWWADAAAGIRAASVDLIVCNPPFHQGAGIDTSGAHAMFASAGRILAPGGRLVVVANRHLRYASALRARVGPTTLVASSPKFVVTLSSRSAR; encoded by the coding sequence ATGACCTCATCCGGCCCCCCGGTGCCCCCGTGGGCACACACCCCGCTCGGCGCACAAGGCGTCCCGCCGACCGCGCTGGCAACGAGCGGGCCGCCGCCGGCGGGGGCATCGCGCCTCGCCGCGGAACTCATCGACCAGTGGCTCCTTGACGCCTGGCGCGACGACCCGACCCGCCCGCGCATCTGCATTATCGATGACGATGACGGCGCGCTGGTGGCCCACGCCGTCGCGACGGGCGCGGCCGTCACCACGTGGAACGACTCGCGTTCGGCGCGTGATCGCGTCGCCGCGCAGTGCGCGAGTGCGTATGCCCGCGCTTTCGCCGCTGACGAGGCCGCCCCTGGGGCAGCGACCGCGCGCCCGCTGCCACCGGGCACCGCCCCCGCCCCGCCACCGGGCACCGCCCCCGCCCCGCCACCGGGCGCGCCATTGCCCGTGCCCGATCCCACCGCCTCGCTCGCCGCGGCCATGGCCGGCGCCAACCTCGTGCTCGGCGCAGCCCCCAAGGCGCTGGACCGCCTTTCCTACTTCAGCCGGATCGCTGCCGCCAACGCGGCTCCGGGCGCCCAGGTGGTCTGGGTGCAGCGGGTCAAGCATCTGCACCGCTCGATGAACCAGGTGCTCGAACGCCACCTGGAAGACGTGCACGCAACGCGCGGCGCCCATAAGGCACGTGGTTTGGTGGGACGAGTTCCCCGTCTCCCCACGCCCACGCCCGCATACGATCCCGCCTCGTCCCTTCGAGTTTCGGAGCCAGAGCTCGGCCTCGACCTGGATGTCGTAGCCCTGCCAGGGGTCTTTGCCGGCACCCGCGTGGACATCGGCACGCGCGCATTGCTGGCGGCCCTGCCCGCCGTCTTGGACCAGGGTCCGCCCCCGCGCACGGCGGTGGACCTGGGCTGCGGGACCGGGATCTTGGCCGCGTGGATCGCTTCGCGCTGCCCCGGGGCCACCGTCATTGCTACGGATGACTCCGCGCTGGCGGTCGCCTCCGCCGGGCGCACCGCGCTGGCCGCGGGAATCGCGTGCCGCCCGCACGATGCGCCGAACGCGTCCGGCCAGCAGGCCTGCGCCACCGCCCCCGAACCGGGCATCGCGACTTGGTGGGCGGACGCGGCCGCGGGCATCCGCGCTGCCAGCGTGGACCTCATCGTGTGCAATCCGCCGTTCCACCAGGGTGCGGGCATCGATACCAGCGGCGCTCACGCCATGTTCGCCTCCGCGGGCCGCATACTCGCCCCCGGCGGCCGCCTGGTGGTGGTCGCCAATCGGCACCTGCGGTACGCGTCCGCCCTGCGGGCGCGCGTGGGGCCGACGACCCTGGTGGCCTCGTCCCCTAAATTCGTTGTGACGCTTTCGAGCCGCTCCGCCCGGTAG
- a CDS encoding HAD-IIB family hydrolase yields the protein MATTSPAVRLFASDVDGTLLTSNHRLTGEVRAAISRARSAGVHVVLASARSALALARIQAQLDLVGEPVVALQGAWVGTVSATGSLTAFARHPIDLSAALAVYEQCERIGTPMSWFTETDWFYSRPAAVVDYEARVTGIAASGQFDADLAVTAPLKIMVPPNPAMPDSGRQVLEALPATLHGQLTGENYLEITARAADKSHGIALVADQLGVGSEQIAAAGDGQNDIGMFRLAARSFAMGNASPIVQGAAGEVVPTNEDSGLAVAIVRALG from the coding sequence ATGGCTACAACCTCGCCCGCCGTTCGTTTGTTCGCCTCTGATGTCGATGGCACCCTGCTGACCTCTAACCATCGCCTCACCGGCGAGGTGCGCGCTGCCATATCTCGGGCGCGATCCGCTGGCGTCCACGTCGTGCTGGCGTCGGCGCGCAGCGCGCTGGCCCTCGCGCGCATTCAGGCGCAGTTGGACCTGGTGGGCGAACCGGTGGTCGCGTTGCAGGGCGCCTGGGTTGGCACGGTCAGTGCCACGGGTTCGCTGACCGCGTTTGCCCGGCATCCCATCGATTTGTCGGCGGCGCTGGCCGTTTACGAACAGTGCGAACGCATCGGAACGCCCATGAGCTGGTTCACCGAAACCGATTGGTTCTACAGCCGCCCCGCCGCGGTGGTCGACTACGAGGCCCGCGTGACCGGCATCGCGGCCTCCGGCCAGTTTGACGCGGATCTGGCGGTGACTGCTCCGCTGAAGATCATGGTCCCGCCCAACCCGGCGATGCCGGACAGCGGCAGGCAGGTCTTGGAGGCGCTGCCTGCGACCTTGCACGGGCAGTTGACCGGCGAAAACTACCTGGAGATTACGGCCCGTGCGGCCGACAAGTCGCACGGAATCGCACTCGTGGCGGACCAGCTGGGGGTCGGGTCGGAGCAGATCGCTGCGGCGGGCGACGGCCAAAACGATATCGGCATGTTCAGGCTGGCCGCGCGCTCGTTCGCGATGGGCAACGCATCCCCCATCGTGCAGGGCGCTGCGGGCGAGGTCGTGCCCACCAACGAAGATTCGGGCCTGGCGGTCGCTATTGTTCGCGCGCTCGGATAG